In the genome of Solibacillus silvestris, one region contains:
- a CDS encoding phosphate transport system regulatory protein PhoU: MIRERFEHDLIAVQQDLMELCDLSIHSLQESFKAFLKKDIDLALQVIDTDPKINRLEEIINDRVILLIAKQQPVATDLRRLIVVIKAATDMERIGDHAVNIAKETIRIGKTPFVTSVEPIEEMFHKTILMLRQIVDAFLEENTTKAKEIAKLDDEVDELTGNILSNLMKLSVSNEQVAQVTSLSYVCRCIERSADHATNIAEHLFYLVKGKHYELNN; this comes from the coding sequence ATGATTCGCGAGCGTTTTGAACATGATCTAATAGCGGTACAGCAAGATTTAATGGAACTGTGTGATTTAAGTATTCATTCATTGCAGGAGTCTTTTAAAGCTTTTTTAAAAAAGGATATTGATTTGGCGCTACAAGTTATTGATACCGATCCGAAGATTAATCGGTTGGAGGAAATAATCAATGACCGTGTCATTTTACTCATTGCAAAACAACAGCCTGTTGCGACAGATTTACGCCGTTTAATTGTTGTGATTAAAGCAGCAACGGATATGGAGCGCATAGGTGATCATGCGGTCAATATCGCAAAGGAAACGATTCGAATCGGAAAAACACCATTTGTCACGAGCGTGGAGCCGATTGAGGAAATGTTCCATAAAACAATTTTAATGCTGCGCCAAATTGTCGACGCCTTTTTAGAGGAGAATACAACTAAGGCAAAAGAAATTGCAAAACTGGATGATGAGGTCGACGAATTAACAGGCAATATACTGAGTAACTTAATGAAGTTGTCTGTTTCCAATGAGCAAGTGGCACAAGTGACGAGTTTATCATACGTATGCCGCTGTATCGAACGTTCGGCAGACCACGCAACAAATATAGCCGAGCATTTATTCTACCTTGTAAAAGGGAAGCATTATGAACTGAATAATTAA
- a CDS encoding phosphate ABC transporter ATP-binding protein (ATP-binding protein; PstABCS is an ATP dependent phosphate uptake system which is responsible for inorganic phosphate uptake during phosphate starvation): MVQVLTKNNVGQSAMGIEQNQANVMQSNNFNLWYGDHHALKDINLDMKENEVTAIIGPSGCGKSTYIKALNRMVELVPIVRTSGEINYRGRNIFSNGYEVEELRTKVGMVFQKPNPFPKSIYDNIAYGPRIHGIKNKKILDEIVEKSLRGAAIWDEVKDRLNQNAYGLSGGQQQRICIARCLAIEPDVILMDEPTSALDPISTLKVEELVQQMKEQYSIVIVTHNMQQAARISDKTAFFLNGEVVEFDKTDIIFSTPSDQRTEDYISGRFG, from the coding sequence ATGGTTCAAGTATTAACGAAAAATAATGTGGGTCAATCTGCAATGGGAATCGAACAGAATCAAGCGAATGTCATGCAGTCCAATAATTTTAATTTATGGTATGGGGATCACCATGCTTTAAAAGATATCAACTTAGACATGAAGGAAAACGAAGTAACGGCAATTATCGGTCCTTCCGGCTGCGGGAAATCGACATATATAAAAGCATTAAACCGTATGGTAGAACTTGTGCCGATCGTACGGACATCAGGAGAAATCAATTATCGCGGCCGTAATATTTTTTCAAACGGCTATGAAGTGGAAGAACTGCGCACGAAGGTGGGCATGGTGTTCCAGAAACCGAATCCGTTTCCAAAATCGATTTATGATAATATCGCATACGGACCACGAATACATGGAATTAAAAATAAGAAAATCCTGGACGAAATTGTGGAAAAGTCACTGCGTGGTGCAGCCATCTGGGATGAGGTGAAAGACCGTTTAAATCAAAATGCTTATGGGTTATCAGGCGGTCAGCAGCAGCGTATTTGTATCGCACGCTGTTTGGCAATCGAACCGGATGTCATTTTAATGGATGAGCCGACTTCAGCGCTTGACCCAATTTCAACATTAAAAGTTGAAGAGCTTGTACAGCAGATGAAAGAACAATATTCAATCGTCATCGTGACACATAATATGCAGCAGGCGGCACGTATTTCCGACAAAACGGCCTTCTTCCTGAACGGGGAAGTAGTAGAGTTTGATAAGACAGATATCATTTTCTCGACACCGTCAGATCAGCGTACCGAAGACTATATTTCCGGTCGATTTGGATAA
- a CDS encoding phosphate ABC transporter, permease protein PstA, producing MRYIQEDLVMKRMNKRLNSNKMWKIIFIIATSFALVSLGMLLYRILSQGIGFLDMNFITNFASRIPENAGIKAALVGSLWLMSVVAPVSIILGVSTALYLEEYAKQNKLNDFIRINISNLAGVPSIVFGLLGLTIFVRLFGFEKSILAAGLTMSLLILPVIIVAAQEAIRSVPNEQREASYGMGATKWQTIVRVVLPAAIPGILTGSILALSRAIGETAPLVVIGIPVILQFLPTGYLDTFTALPMQIFDWAKRPQEAFQYVASAGIIVLMIFLLTMNSIAIFIRNKFQKRY from the coding sequence ATGCGCTATATACAAGAAGATTTAGTGATGAAGCGGATGAATAAACGCCTCAATTCGAATAAAATGTGGAAAATAATTTTCATTATTGCTACAAGTTTTGCCCTTGTTTCTTTAGGTATGTTACTATACCGAATTTTGTCGCAAGGAATTGGTTTTTTAGATATGAATTTCATTACAAACTTCGCGTCACGTATTCCCGAAAATGCAGGGATTAAAGCAGCACTAGTCGGATCATTATGGCTGATGAGCGTTGTTGCTCCTGTCTCGATTATTTTAGGGGTAAGTACAGCGTTGTATTTGGAGGAATATGCAAAGCAAAACAAATTAAATGATTTTATCCGCATAAATATTTCTAACTTGGCAGGGGTTCCTTCAATAGTTTTCGGTTTACTTGGATTAACAATTTTCGTTCGACTGTTTGGCTTTGAAAAAAGTATTTTGGCAGCCGGACTGACGATGAGTCTACTCATATTGCCTGTTATTATTGTTGCGGCTCAAGAAGCGATCCGCTCGGTACCAAATGAACAGCGCGAAGCTTCATACGGAATGGGCGCTACGAAATGGCAAACAATTGTTCGGGTCGTACTGCCGGCAGCTATTCCGGGAATTTTAACAGGTAGTATTTTAGCGTTATCTCGAGCAATTGGTGAAACAGCACCATTAGTAGTAATCGGTATTCCAGTCATTCTGCAGTTTTTACCAACAGGATATCTCGATACATTTACCGCATTGCCGATGCAGATTTTCGACTGGGCAAAACGTCCGCAAGAAGCGTTCCAGTATGTGGCTTCAGCAGGAATTATCGTATTAATGATTTTCTTATTAACGATGAATTCGATTGCAATCTTTATTCGAAATAAATTCCAAAAACGTTATTAG
- a CDS encoding phosphate ABC transporter permease subunit PstC yields MALKQQEQVSVQQLIERSRNRKGKKVIEKLVPIGLFLAATISVLTTFGIVFTLIFETFEFFTRVSITDYLFGTEWLPFSGKEPLYGVLPLIFGTFKITLIAIIVAVPFGLGAAIYLSEYASERVRKIIKPILEVLAGVPTIVYGFFALTFITPILQAIIPDLKIFNAISPGIVVGIMILPMITSMSEDAMSSVPSSIREGALGLGATKFEVAVKVVLPAALSGIVASVVLGISRAIGETMIVSLAGGSTPKFDFGFTDSIQTMTAYIVQVTTGDAGYGTTIYYSIYAVGFTLFIFTLAMNLLATYISKRFREEY; encoded by the coding sequence ATGGCTCTTAAACAACAGGAGCAAGTAAGTGTCCAACAATTAATCGAGCGTTCGCGCAATCGCAAAGGAAAGAAAGTAATCGAAAAGTTAGTACCAATCGGGTTATTTTTAGCAGCAACAATTTCGGTTCTTACGACGTTTGGGATTGTATTTACACTAATATTTGAGACATTTGAATTCTTCACGCGAGTGTCGATTACCGATTATTTATTTGGTACAGAATGGCTGCCATTCTCAGGTAAGGAGCCATTGTATGGAGTATTACCATTAATATTCGGGACATTTAAAATAACACTGATTGCTATTATTGTAGCAGTACCATTCGGTTTGGGCGCTGCCATTTATTTAAGTGAATATGCATCAGAACGTGTACGAAAAATTATTAAACCGATTTTAGAAGTACTGGCAGGTGTACCAACAATTGTTTACGGGTTCTTTGCCTTAACATTTATTACACCCATTTTACAGGCCATTATTCCCGATTTGAAAATATTTAATGCAATAAGCCCCGGGATTGTTGTCGGAATCATGATACTGCCAATGATCACATCCATGTCCGAAGATGCAATGAGCTCTGTTCCAAGTTCGATTCGTGAAGGTGCGTTAGGGTTAGGGGCGACAAAATTCGAAGTAGCAGTTAAGGTTGTCCTGCCAGCCGCATTATCAGGTATTGTCGCTTCTGTCGTATTAGGTATTTCCCGGGCAATAGGGGAGACGATGATTGTTTCACTGGCAGGCGGATCTACACCAAAATTCGACTTTGGCTTTACTGATTCGATTCAAACAATGACTGCTTATATCGTGCAAGTAACGACAGGTGATGCCGGTTACGGTACAACAATTTACTACTCAATTTACGCAGTAGGGTTTACATTGTTTATTTTCACTTTAGCAATGAACTTGCTTGCAACCTACATTTCAAAACGCTTCCGAGAGGAGTATTAA
- a CDS encoding phosphate-binding protein: MKKWQYLTSTALLGSAILLGACGGEENNDETSTSAQTNTEQAETGSAQLTGNVVGDGSSTVAPITEALVEEYAGVQKDVRVAVGVSGTGGGFEKFINGETDFSNASRPIKDTEMEELKNAGVEYTEFELAYDGLSVVVHPENTWAKDLTVDQLKKIWIEDGSTKKWSDIDPSWPDEEIVFYSPGSDSGTYDYFDEVILDGEDIVKTATLSEDDNVLVQGVTADKNAIGYFGYAYYLENKDKLQVVTVDGVEPTNETIESGEYSPLSRPLFVYVKNSALKDNEATYDFMKFTLENAGEMAEVVGYVSLPDEKYEEALKELEGLK; this comes from the coding sequence ATGAAAAAGTGGCAGTACTTAACATCAACAGCTTTACTAGGTTCAGCAATTCTTTTAGGAGCATGTGGTGGAGAAGAAAATAATGATGAAACATCAACATCTGCACAAACAAACACTGAACAAGCTGAAACTGGCAGCGCACAATTGACAGGTAACGTAGTAGGCGATGGTTCGTCAACAGTTGCTCCAATTACAGAAGCATTAGTTGAAGAATACGCGGGCGTACAAAAAGATGTACGCGTAGCAGTTGGTGTATCTGGTACAGGCGGCGGATTCGAAAAATTCATCAATGGTGAAACGGATTTCTCAAACGCTTCTCGTCCAATCAAAGATACTGAAATGGAAGAGCTTAAAAACGCAGGAGTAGAATATACAGAATTTGAACTTGCTTACGACGGTTTATCGGTAGTTGTACACCCTGAAAATACTTGGGCAAAAGATTTAACAGTTGACCAATTAAAGAAGATTTGGATTGAAGATGGTTCTACGAAAAAATGGTCTGATATTGATCCTTCATGGCCGGATGAAGAAATTGTATTCTACTCACCAGGTTCTGACTCAGGTACGTATGATTACTTTGATGAAGTCATTTTAGACGGTGAAGACATTGTTAAAACAGCCACATTATCTGAAGATGACAATGTGTTAGTACAAGGTGTAACAGCAGATAAAAATGCAATCGGCTATTTCGGATACGCATACTACCTGGAAAATAAAGATAAATTACAAGTTGTAACTGTTGACGGTGTGGAACCGACAAACGAAACAATCGAATCAGGTGAATACTCACCATTATCACGACCACTTTTCGTTTATGTGAAAAACAGTGCACTTAAAGACAATGAAGCTACATATGACTTCATGAAATTCACACTTGAAAATGCTGGTGAAATGGCAGAAGTAGTAGGGTATGTGAGCTTACCGGATGAAAAGTATGAAGAAGCTCTAAAAGAGTTAGAAGGATTAAAATAA
- a CDS encoding response regulator, with protein MRKKIIHIVVIIGALSNAAILAFMDLPAWLIFLMSVIYIAIFEGLLLVLEPRLVRAERERNVKAYPFLRELVDAKKATVTMRDGSVLYNATFEGYAHPKDAKTILLYVHKVKTKKEKAAYKEHPIKLINIKSVKKIQ; from the coding sequence ATGAGAAAGAAGATAATACATATTGTTGTGATCATCGGTGCCCTAAGTAATGCAGCGATTCTAGCATTCATGGATTTGCCGGCATGGCTCATTTTTTTAATGTCGGTAATCTATATTGCTATTTTTGAAGGGCTCCTGCTTGTATTGGAGCCCCGTTTAGTCCGTGCCGAACGCGAACGGAATGTTAAAGCCTATCCTTTTTTACGAGAATTGGTTGACGCAAAAAAAGCGACGGTTACAATGCGCGACGGTTCAGTGTTATATAATGCTACGTTCGAAGGCTATGCCCATCCAAAAGATGCGAAAACCATTTTACTTTATGTACATAAAGTAAAGACGAAAAAGGAAAAAGCAGCCTATAAGGAACATCCTATTAAACTTATTAACATTAAAAGCGTAAAAAAGATTCAATAA
- a CDS encoding penicillin-binding protein — MRKITQNRQQNPKAKQRASLTFRMNILFFSIFVLFSVLIFRLGYIQIVKGEDYVRALERTEEVRVNTSVPRGRIFDRYGRILVDNQPENAITYTKMQTTKSAEMLEIAEKLANLIEQPTEKVTQRDKLDFWILRNPEKAKEKVTQKEMTKFQLENEELETKEINKEYDRRIRDRITDEELEQLTDFDLEVLAIYREMMTGYNLSPQIIKGENVTPEEFARVSEQLADLPGVNTTTDWKRVRLSPLAVLGRTTVPSKGVPKSKLNHYLARDYSRNDRVGESYFEAQYEEILQGEKSVVKNITNKKGQVVETMTTFAGEPGKDLVTTIDVELQQKADEILEKYLLELKAKGGSQLLDRGFLVAMDPKTGELLSVVGKKIEKDEETGKPYIVDYSYGTFTSAYEAGSTVKAATVLMGYNEGIIKPGTVLLDSPMRIGNITLNTLFNKNGSVMVSDLTALERSSNVYMFKIAMGIGGRTYSPGMRFSLAPGTLQTMRNEYAQFGLGVPTGIDLPGESTGYQADPDTDVKLLNLAIGQFDTYTTMQLAQYISTIANGGYRIQPRMLKEIRNPSKDGEYLGQVVEEVTPNILNKIENSQREIEQVQEGLRRVYFGANGSARRQFETADYTAAGKTGTAEVVYYGPQRDKWKTNTINIVHVGYAPFDDPEIAYAVIFPWATTNFTNNYLPQANLTARELVDSYFELKNKYAEEGLSTSKVEKPIIKHSDEKLDEDEEVETVNE, encoded by the coding sequence TTGCGCAAAATTACGCAAAATCGTCAGCAAAATCCGAAGGCAAAGCAACGGGCAAGTTTAACTTTTCGGATGAATATCCTTTTCTTTTCAATATTTGTTTTGTTCTCAGTACTAATATTTCGTCTAGGATATATACAAATTGTAAAAGGTGAAGATTATGTGCGTGCATTAGAGCGTACAGAGGAAGTGCGGGTAAATACTAGTGTGCCCCGTGGCCGTATTTTTGACCGTTATGGTCGTATTTTAGTTGATAATCAACCTGAAAATGCGATTACGTATACAAAAATGCAAACAACAAAATCCGCTGAAATGCTTGAAATAGCAGAAAAACTTGCAAATCTCATCGAGCAGCCGACAGAAAAAGTAACACAGCGCGATAAATTAGATTTCTGGATTTTACGGAATCCGGAAAAAGCAAAAGAAAAAGTAACACAAAAGGAAATGACGAAATTCCAACTTGAAAATGAAGAATTAGAAACGAAGGAAATCAATAAAGAGTATGATCGACGGATTCGGGATCGAATTACAGATGAAGAACTGGAACAGCTTACCGACTTTGACCTGGAAGTTCTGGCGATTTACCGTGAAATGATGACTGGCTATAATTTATCACCGCAAATTATTAAAGGGGAGAATGTTACACCGGAAGAGTTTGCCCGCGTTTCAGAACAATTGGCGGATCTTCCTGGTGTGAATACGACAACCGATTGGAAGCGGGTGCGATTGTCTCCGTTAGCGGTTTTAGGCCGAACAACAGTACCGAGCAAAGGTGTACCTAAATCGAAACTAAACCATTACTTAGCCCGTGATTACTCTCGAAACGACCGGGTTGGGGAAAGTTATTTTGAAGCTCAGTATGAAGAAATCTTACAGGGTGAAAAATCAGTCGTTAAAAACATAACGAATAAAAAAGGCCAAGTAGTTGAAACGATGACGACTTTCGCAGGCGAGCCCGGCAAAGATTTAGTGACAACAATCGATGTGGAGCTCCAGCAAAAAGCAGATGAAATTTTGGAAAAGTATTTATTGGAATTGAAAGCTAAAGGTGGTTCTCAATTATTGGACCGAGGATTTTTAGTGGCAATGGATCCAAAAACCGGCGAACTTTTATCGGTAGTAGGCAAGAAAATAGAGAAGGATGAAGAGACTGGCAAACCATATATTGTCGACTATTCTTACGGTACATTTACGTCAGCATATGAAGCAGGTTCAACTGTAAAAGCAGCTACTGTTTTAATGGGCTACAATGAAGGAATTATTAAGCCGGGGACGGTTTTGCTCGATTCTCCAATGCGAATCGGGAATATTACGTTAAATACATTATTCAACAAGAATGGTAGTGTCATGGTTAGTGATTTAACGGCATTAGAGCGTTCTTCAAATGTCTATATGTTCAAAATCGCGATGGGTATTGGCGGCCGGACGTATTCACCTGGTATGCGATTCAGTTTAGCTCCAGGTACACTGCAGACAATGCGAAATGAATATGCACAGTTTGGACTAGGTGTGCCAACGGGGATCGACCTTCCTGGGGAATCGACAGGTTATCAGGCAGACCCGGATACCGATGTAAAACTATTAAACTTGGCAATCGGCCAGTTTGATACGTATACAACGATGCAATTGGCACAATATATTTCAACGATTGCAAACGGTGGCTACCGCATTCAACCACGCATGTTAAAAGAAATACGCAACCCTTCTAAAGATGGCGAGTATTTAGGGCAAGTTGTGGAAGAAGTGACACCTAATATTTTAAATAAAATTGAAAACAGCCAACGGGAAATTGAGCAAGTACAAGAAGGTCTGCGCCGGGTATACTTCGGGGCAAATGGTTCTGCCCGCCGTCAGTTTGAAACAGCAGATTATACAGCTGCTGGTAAAACGGGTACAGCCGAGGTAGTTTACTATGGACCGCAGCGTGATAAATGGAAAACTAACACGATCAATATTGTCCATGTAGGCTACGCACCATTTGATGATCCTGAAATTGCTTATGCAGTCATTTTTCCATGGGCAACAACGAACTTTACAAATAACTATTTACCACAGGCGAATTTGACAGCACGTGAATTAGTAGATTCCTATTTTGAACTGAAAAATAAATATGCAGAAGAGGGCTTATCTACAAGTAAAGTAGAAAAACCGATCATCAAGCATTCAGATGAAAAGCTGGATGAGGATGAAGAAGTTGAAACTGTAAATGAATAA
- a CDS encoding universal stress protein UspA: MSMTYKNILVAVDETNESLIAFRRAVQVVLNNVGSKLYIVHVIDTRSFAFSEGYNFDMAEKITNNKKDLLDSYEKKAQQSGLVNIKKLIEYGTPKHVIARDIPQQEKIDLIICGVTGKGELARLFLGSVSEGILRNARCDVLVVRNS; this comes from the coding sequence ATGAGCATGACGTACAAAAATATACTAGTTGCCGTGGATGAAACGAATGAGTCGCTGATTGCTTTTAGAAGAGCTGTGCAAGTTGTACTCAATAATGTCGGAAGTAAGCTGTATATTGTTCATGTAATTGATACCCGTTCCTTTGCATTTTCAGAAGGCTATAACTTTGATATGGCGGAAAAAATTACGAATAATAAAAAGGATTTGTTAGATAGTTATGAAAAAAAAGCGCAGCAGTCAGGCTTGGTAAATATAAAAAAACTTATTGAATACGGAACGCCTAAGCATGTCATTGCACGTGATATCCCTCAGCAGGAAAAAATTGATTTAATTATTTGCGGTGTAACCGGAAAAGGGGAATTAGCCCGCCTTTTCCTTGGATCTGTATCGGAAGGGATATTAAGAAATGCCCGCTGTGACGTTCTTGTTGTAAGAAATTCCTAA
- a CDS encoding superoxide dismutase, whose product MAFKLPELTYAYDALEPHIDAKTMEIHHSKHHNTYVTNLNAAVEGTEYADKDINELIANIDALPADKQTAVRNNGGGHANHTLFWELIAPGGSNTPVGEVAAAIDAKFGSFDAFKEEFAKAATTRFGSGWAWLIVDGDGVAVTSTPNQDSPVMEGKTPILGLDVWEHAYYLNYQNRRPDYIGAFWNVVNWDVVEAKFQAAK is encoded by the coding sequence ATGGCATTCAAATTACCAGAATTAACTTACGCTTACGACGCATTGGAACCACATATCGATGCAAAAACAATGGAAATTCACCATTCTAAACACCACAATACTTACGTAACAAACTTAAACGCAGCAGTAGAAGGTACTGAATACGCTGACAAAGACATCAACGAGTTAATCGCTAACATCGATGCTTTACCAGCTGACAAACAAACTGCTGTACGTAACAACGGTGGCGGACATGCTAACCACACATTATTCTGGGAATTAATCGCTCCAGGCGGTTCTAACACTCCAGTAGGTGAAGTAGCTGCTGCAATCGATGCAAAATTCGGTTCATTCGACGCTTTCAAAGAAGAATTTGCAAAAGCTGCAACAACTCGTTTCGGTTCAGGTTGGGCTTGGTTAATCGTTGATGGTGACGGTGTAGCTGTTACTTCAACTCCAAACCAAGACTCTCCAGTAATGGAAGGTAAAACACCAATTCTAGGCTTAGACGTTTGGGAGCACGCTTACTACTTAAACTACCAAAACCGTCGTCCAGACTACATCGGTGCATTCTGGAACGTAGTGAACTGGGACGTAGTAGAAGCTAAATTCCAAGCTGCAAAATAA
- a CDS encoding 4-hydroxy-3-methylbut-2-en-1-yl diphosphate synthase produces MKISHMQLLIHSLTSPKKLGAYRILSIGKVMQYAFLMITLITAFSFGQFINTGTAEIFGYSEIEQYAQNIQWIVYPIAIVFLFVLNTSIYFIKVSLYALAGLFFVRPMRRRGEYRQVWRTAVFASTWGTFLTMFGNLFILSQTVVTLISIFITMLFIIVALTKYPVQK; encoded by the coding sequence ATGAAAATTTCACATATGCAGTTACTTATACATAGTTTAACAAGCCCTAAAAAACTGGGCGCCTATCGAATTCTATCAATTGGAAAAGTGATGCAGTATGCCTTTTTAATGATTACCCTTATTACCGCTTTTTCATTCGGCCAATTTATCAATACAGGGACAGCCGAAATTTTCGGTTATTCGGAAATTGAACAGTATGCACAAAATATTCAATGGATTGTTTACCCGATTGCCATTGTATTTTTATTCGTACTAAATACGTCGATCTATTTTATTAAGGTAAGTTTATATGCACTTGCAGGTTTGTTTTTCGTTAGGCCGATGAGACGACGCGGTGAATATCGGCAAGTATGGCGAACAGCTGTTTTTGCAAGTACATGGGGTACATTTCTAACGATGTTCGGAAATCTGTTTATCCTCTCTCAAACTGTAGTCACGCTTATCAGTATTTTTATTACGATGCTCTTTATAATCGTTGCCTTAACAAAATATCCCGTACAAAAATAA
- a CDS encoding 4-hydroxy-3-methylbut-2-en-1-yl diphosphate synthase, which produces MSEIVHRTKTRPVRVGNLTIGGNNEVVIQSMCTTKTHDVEATVAEIKRLEEAGCQIVRIAVPDERAANAIPEIKKQINIPLVADIHFDYKLALKAIEGGIDKVRINPGNIGRREKVEAVVNAAKAKGIPIRIGVNAGSLERHILEKYGYPTADGMVESALHHIKILEDLDFHDIIVSMKASDVNLAIEAYEKAAQAFNYPLHLGITESGTLFAGTVKSAAGLGAILSKGIGNTLRISLSADPVEEIKVARELLKSFGLASNMATLISCPTCGRIEIDLISIANEVEEYISKLNVPLKVAVLGCAVNGPGEAREADIGIAGARGEGLLFMKGKTVRKVPEETMVEELKKEIDKLAAEMVAKREAEINASV; this is translated from the coding sequence ATGAGTGAAATCGTTCACCGTACGAAAACACGTCCTGTGCGTGTCGGTAACTTAACAATTGGTGGTAATAACGAAGTCGTAATCCAAAGTATGTGTACGACGAAAACACATGATGTAGAAGCAACAGTTGCCGAAATTAAACGTTTAGAAGAGGCAGGTTGTCAGATCGTACGTATTGCAGTACCGGATGAGCGTGCTGCAAATGCAATACCTGAAATAAAAAAACAAATTAATATCCCATTAGTAGCGGATATTCACTTTGATTACAAATTAGCACTAAAAGCCATTGAAGGTGGCATCGATAAAGTACGTATCAACCCGGGTAACATCGGGCGCCGCGAAAAAGTAGAGGCAGTTGTAAATGCCGCAAAAGCAAAAGGTATTCCGATTCGTATCGGTGTTAACGCTGGTTCTTTAGAGCGCCATATCCTCGAAAAATACGGCTACCCTACTGCAGATGGAATGGTAGAATCTGCACTGCACCACATTAAAATTTTAGAAGACTTGGATTTCCATGACATTATTGTTTCGATGAAAGCATCGGACGTAAACTTGGCTATTGAAGCATATGAGAAAGCTGCACAAGCATTCAATTATCCACTGCATTTAGGAATTACAGAATCAGGTACATTATTTGCCGGTACTGTTAAATCAGCTGCCGGTTTAGGTGCGATTTTATCTAAAGGGATCGGGAATACATTACGTATTTCATTATCTGCAGATCCAGTGGAAGAAATTAAAGTAGCTCGTGAATTATTAAAATCATTTGGCTTGGCATCAAACATGGCGACATTAATTTCATGTCCGACTTGCGGCCGTATTGAAATTGATTTAATTTCGATTGCCAACGAAGTAGAAGAATATATTTCTAAACTGAATGTTCCGTTAAAAGTAGCCGTTTTAGGCTGTGCGGTAAACGGTCCTGGAGAAGCACGTGAAGCGGATATTGGTATTGCCGGTGCACGTGGCGAAGGGCTGTTATTCATGAAAGGTAAAACAGTTCGTAAAGTCCCTGAAGAAACAATGGTGGAAGAACTGAAGAAAGAAATCGATAAATTAGCTGCTGAAATGGTTGCAAAGCGCGAAGCAGAAATAAATGCAAGCGTGTAA
- a CDS encoding peptidase — MNAVVKTKIASLHAEPDTHSELIDEVLYGMPVEVQEEIDETWVKILTFYRYEGYTLKSNLHIGSEPTVNWVYEANDVVIQSFADVLAAPKIQSENIMTLTRGAFIKVVLEAGLDTAWAKVQLVTGEVGYVRSAWIQDRVKVYTANEALFRKQVVETAFRYMGTPYRWGGKTPLGIDCSGLVSMAYMLNGVYIFRDAKIVEGFPLRKIERENLKPGDLIFFPGHVAMYIGNNEYIHSSLGGNEVNVNSLSLQHENYREDLATTITEYGSIF; from the coding sequence TTGAATGCCGTAGTGAAAACAAAAATTGCGAGTTTACATGCAGAACCTGACACGCATTCTGAATTAATCGATGAGGTGTTGTATGGGATGCCGGTCGAGGTACAGGAAGAAATTGATGAAACTTGGGTCAAAATCCTTACTTTTTACCGTTACGAAGGCTATACATTAAAATCCAACTTGCATATTGGAAGTGAACCTACTGTAAACTGGGTATATGAAGCGAATGATGTCGTTATTCAAAGCTTTGCCGATGTTCTTGCAGCCCCTAAAATACAAAGTGAAAACATCATGACATTGACGCGGGGTGCTTTTATAAAAGTTGTACTGGAAGCAGGACTTGATACAGCTTGGGCAAAAGTGCAGCTTGTTACAGGGGAAGTAGGGTATGTACGGTCAGCCTGGATCCAGGATCGAGTTAAAGTATATACGGCAAATGAAGCTTTATTTCGCAAGCAAGTTGTGGAAACGGCTTTTCGCTATATGGGAACTCCATACCGCTGGGGTGGTAAAACACCTTTAGGCATTGACTGTTCAGGACTTGTTTCGATGGCCTATATGCTGAATGGCGTCTATATTTTCCGAGATGCGAAAATAGTGGAAGGTTTCCCGTTAAGAAAGATAGAACGCGAAAATTTAAAGCCGGGGGATCTAATTTTCTTCCCTGGCCATGTAGCGATGTATATTGGTAATAATGAGTATATCCATTCCTCGCTAGGAGGAAACGAAGTCAATGTAAACAGCCTGAGCTTGCAACATGAAAATTACCGCGAAGACTTGGCGACAACAATTACGGAATATGGCAGTATTTTTTAA